The DNA sequence CGCATACCGTCGACTATTTCGACGCCCTGCTCTACGGGAGCCGGATTACCAAAGGGGCCGCGGCTTCATGAGCCAGCCGCCAGTCCTGGTGACAGGGGGAGCCGGCTTTATCGGCAGCCATACGTGCAAGCTGCTTGCCGAGGCCGGTTATCTGCCGGTGGCATTCGACAACATGTCCCGCGGCAATCGGAAATCCGTCGCCTGGGGTCCGCTTGTCATCGGCGACATCCGCGACCGGGATGCATTGCAGGCGGCGATCGAAGCCTATCGGCCCGCATCCATCATACACTTCGCGGCGCTTGCTTATGTTGGAGAGTCCGTCGGTCAGCCGGCCGAATACTATTCCACCAATGTCACGGGCACCATCGCCGTACTCGACGCCGCACGCGCGCATTCGATCGAGAACATCATCTTTTCCAGCAGTTGCGCAACCTACGGCGTTCCGGAAGCACTGCCTATTCGTGAGACCTCTTCGCAAAATCCGATCAGCCCGTACGGGCGCACCAAGCTGATAGGCGAACAGATCATCAGCGACTATGCCAACGCATACGGAATGAAGTTCGCCATCCTGCGCTACTTCAATGCCTGCGGGGCCGATCCCGACGGGGAGCTCGGCGAGTGGCATTCGCCGGAAACGCATCTGGTTCCCAGGGTGCTGATGGCGGCGTCAGGCATCATCGACGAGGTCGAGGTCTTCGGCACGGATTATGAGACATCGGACGGGACTTGCGTGCGCGACTACATCCACGTCAGCGATCTGGCCCGCGCCCATTTGAAAGCTCTCCAACATTTGGAGGGCGGTGGACAAAGCCTGGCGGTCAACCTCGGCACCGGGCGAGGCGTGTCCATCAAGGAGATTGTCCAGGCGGTCAGCCGGATGACGTCAAGACCTGTTCCGGCCGTCTTCAGGGCCCGGCGCCCGGGAGATCCGGCCGAACTCTATGCCGACCCGAGCAAGGCGCGCGCGCATCTTGGCTTTGTGCCGCAGCTTTCCGACATCGACACGATCGTCAGGACCGCCGCCCCATTCTTCGGGCTGCGGACGAAACCGGTGATACTGCCACCAAGCGACGGCGCGGTAGCGGTCGCTGCTCGATAGATCAGAGATAGCGCGGGTGGCAGCTTGCGCGTT is a window from the Mesorhizobium australicum WSM2073 genome containing:
- the galE gene encoding UDP-glucose 4-epimerase GalE; translated protein: MSQPPVLVTGGAGFIGSHTCKLLAEAGYLPVAFDNMSRGNRKSVAWGPLVIGDIRDRDALQAAIEAYRPASIIHFAALAYVGESVGQPAEYYSTNVTGTIAVLDAARAHSIENIIFSSSCATYGVPEALPIRETSSQNPISPYGRTKLIGEQIISDYANAYGMKFAILRYFNACGADPDGELGEWHSPETHLVPRVLMAASGIIDEVEVFGTDYETSDGTCVRDYIHVSDLARAHLKALQHLEGGGQSLAVNLGTGRGVSIKEIVQAVSRMTSRPVPAVFRARRPGDPAELYADPSKARAHLGFVPQLSDIDTIVRTAAPFFGLRTKPVILPPSDGAVAVAAR